TGTCAGCTACATCAGCATTTCAGGATTTAATCTCACAGCCGCCGTCAGAGCCGTCGGTCAGAAGGGCGCAGCGGAGGCTCCGCCTGACCCATCGTGGCCGGATCGTTCTCATCGGCCTGCCGCTCGTCGTGCTGGTGGCCATCCTGATGTCGCTGGCCGGGTTCTTCAACGCACCGGCCAAAGCTGCGGATTCTGCGGCGGACCTGTCGGCGACGCCTACAGTCTCCGTGACAGTCCAGGCGGGCGAGTCCCTTTGGGCCATTGCTACGGCCGTTGCACCTGAGCGGGACCCCCGAGATGTGATTGCGGATATCGTGCAGCTCAACAATCTTGACGCCGGTCGCGTGATGCCTGGCCAGCAGCTCTTCGTCCCGTTCAAGTAGGCGTCCCTCCAATTGGATTGCCCCGTCCAAGGACGAGCTTTCAGCAGGGCTTCAGGACGTCATATTTTCCGGGCACCGGCCCGGGCACTTAAACTGTTCAGGTGAGCGACCAGCTAGAACGCCTAAACCGACTTCCCCTCCGGACCAATCTCCGCGGACTGAGCCCCTATGGTGCCCCGCAACTGGATGTCCCCATCTTGCTCAACGTCAACGAAAACACCCATGGTGTCCCGGCTGATGTCCGGGCAGCCATCGCCGAGGCTGTTACGGAAGCCGCTGCGGGACTCAACCGCTACCCGGACCGGGAATTCACTGAACTGAGGGAAGCGCTGGCCGAGTACCTGGGTCACGGTCTCGCAGCGGAAAACATCTGGGCAGCGAACGGCTCCAATGAAGTGCTCCAGCAGATCCTCCAGGCGTTCGGAGGTCCGGGTCGCAAAGCACTGGGATTCCCGCCCACGTATTCCATGTACCCGCTGTTGGCCAGCGGAACTGACACCGAATACATTGCGGGCCGGCGCGCCGAAGGCTACGGACTGAGCGCCGAATCCGCAGCGCAGCAGGTCCGGGAGCTGCAGCCGAACATCGTCTTCCTGTGCTCACCCAACAACCCCACCGGCACGGGCCTCGGCCTGGATGTTGTGGACGCCGTTTACGCGGCGGGCGAGGCCAGCCAGACCATCGTGATCGTTGACGAGGCCTACCACGAGTTCGCACACGACGGCACGCCCAGCGCCCTTACGCTGCTGCCGGG
This genomic interval from Micrococcaceae bacterium Sec5.7 contains the following:
- a CDS encoding LysM peptidoglycan-binding domain-containing protein, which produces MSATSAFQDLISQPPSEPSVRRAQRRLRLTHRGRIVLIGLPLVVLVAILMSLAGFFNAPAKAADSAADLSATPTVSVTVQAGESLWAIATAVAPERDPRDVIADIVQLNNLDAGRVMPGQQLFVPFK
- a CDS encoding histidinol-phosphate transaminase — its product is MSDQLERLNRLPLRTNLRGLSPYGAPQLDVPILLNVNENTHGVPADVRAAIAEAVTEAAAGLNRYPDREFTELREALAEYLGHGLAAENIWAANGSNEVLQQILQAFGGPGRKALGFPPTYSMYPLLASGTDTEYIAGRRAEGYGLSAESAAQQVRELQPNIVFLCSPNNPTGTGLGLDVVDAVYAAGEASQTIVIVDEAYHEFAHDGTPSALTLLPGRERLIVSRTMSKAFALAGARLGYMAAAPEVADALRLVRLPYHLSAITQATGLAALRHREALMADVRDIKDQRDRIVTELTRMGLKPAASDSNYVFFGGLANPHDVWQGLLDSGVLVRDIGIPGHLRVTAGTETETTAFLQSLESILNRQAALPA